GGCGACCGTGTTTACGTCATCCTTTTTAGCACCGCGCTTATGTGCCAGCAACCATAGACCAGCGCCCACTGCAAGCAATATGACAAGCCACCAAATTCCGTCTATCATGAGGGTATATATCCATTATTAGCAGGGGTTATGCCATGTTAACAGCGTTATCAGCAGCGTTAGTAGGCGACGTGAAGCGTGCTGCCGAATTGTTAGTTTCAAAAAAGCGTATTTGTATCTTAACGGGAGCTGGGGTCTCAGCAGAAAGTGGCATCCCTACTTTCCGGGATAAGCAAACTGGCTTATGGCAACAATACCGCGCTGAGGATTTAGCGACTTGTACCGCTTTTGCACGTGATCCTCAGCTGGTATGGTCGTGGTATCAATGGCGTAGGCAACTAGTAAGCGATAAAGTACCTAATCCGGCGCATCATGCTCTGGCTCAATGGCAGCAGCATGCTAAGTTACATAAGCAGCAGCTTAGTTTAATCACTCAAAACGTTGACGATTTGCACGAACAAGCTGGCAGCACGGTCACTCATTTACATGGACATCTTTGGCATAATCGCTGTAGTCAATGTGACCAGCCTTATAACGATAAATCCAATAATAAGCCTAATAATCAATCCAAGACTCATAACGCTGACCACAATACATTACCCACTCAGTCTAATGAACAGTCCGAGAGCTCAAATATAGTCAGAAATCATGACGATAAACTATTAAATTGCACACATTGTGGGTGTTATATTCGACCTGATATTGTCTGGTTCGGTGAGTCATTACCTATGCAGGCCTGGCAAACAGCAGAAAGTAACGCCGAG
The sequence above is a segment of the Psychrobacter sp. PL19 genome. Coding sequences within it:
- a CDS encoding SIR2 family NAD-dependent protein deacylase, yielding MLTALSAALVGDVKRAAELLVSKKRICILTGAGVSAESGIPTFRDKQTGLWQQYRAEDLATCTAFARDPQLVWSWYQWRRQLVSDKVPNPAHHALAQWQQHAKLHKQQLSLITQNVDDLHEQAGSTVTHLHGHLWHNRCSQCDQPYNDKSNNKPNNQSKTHNADHNTLPTQSNEQSESSNIVRNHDDKLLNCTHCGCYIRPDIVWFGESLPMQAWQTAESNAERCEVFISIGTSSLVYPAAGLAQLAKQSGAKIIEINPDPTPNTVVDITLAAKAGIVMPQLIKQVIALQP